In one Cervus elaphus chromosome 9, mCerEla1.1, whole genome shotgun sequence genomic region, the following are encoded:
- the RETN gene encoding resistin, with amino-acid sequence MKAFSFLFIPVLGLLVCGQSLCPVDKAISEKIQHVTSSLVPEAVRNIGLDCQSVTSRGSLVTCPSGFAVTGCTCGSACGSWDVRAETTCHCQCADMDWTGARCCRLRIQ; translated from the exons ATGAaggctttctccttcctcttcatcCCAGTCCTGGGGCTGCTGGTGTGTGGCCAGTCGCTGTGCCCCGTAGATAAAGCCATCAGTGAGAAGATCCAGCATGTCACCAGCTCCCTAG TTCCTGAGGCAGTGAGGAACATTGGCCTGGACTGCCAGAGTGTCACCTCCAGGGGGTCCCTGGTCACCTGCCCTTCAG GCTTCGCCGTCACTGGCTGCACGTGTGGCTCTGCCTGTGGCTCGTGGGACGTGCGTGCTGAGACCACGTGCCACTGCCAGTGCGCAGACATGGACTGGACCGGAGCTCGCTGCTGCCGCCTGCGGATCCAGTAG